From a single Acidiferrobacterales bacterium genomic region:
- a CDS encoding formate dehydrogenase subunit gamma codes for MAKPIRNSKTATSKRFRWMAWSFAFILFCAMALPMTGYLFSESQTTLQAQATGSEANQRSEFWRVVREGGSGYSSVVSNDVNIETNVLYNTTGQNWRELRNGLIANYGGWFLFLVVVSILLFYSFRGRVELAEPASGRRVKRWTGLERTLHWYTAVLFICLAISGLSLLFGRVLLIPLFGPQNYALWASFSINIHNTLGPFFAIGPLLMFILWIRHNLPGKGDFSWLMQGGGIIGNRHPSADKANAGEKIWFWIVMLIGLVLVCVSGFTLIGWVQEYFGVANTRELAQLMHVVHTISALLWIAIFVGHAYIGTIGSEGSIDAMSKGHVSVEWAKQHHDIWYEKVKDTAEMPGDPETGTAGTGESTASPSG; via the coding sequence ATGGCAAAGCCAATTAGAAATTCAAAAACCGCGACATCCAAAAGGTTCCGTTGGATGGCCTGGAGTTTTGCGTTCATACTGTTTTGCGCAATGGCTCTGCCGATGACCGGTTATCTTTTTTCTGAATCCCAAACCACCCTGCAAGCTCAGGCAACCGGCAGCGAAGCCAACCAGAGATCCGAGTTTTGGCGCGTTGTCCGCGAAGGCGGCAGTGGCTATTCTTCCGTCGTCAGCAATGACGTAAACATCGAAACGAATGTGCTTTACAACACGACCGGCCAGAACTGGCGGGAATTGAGAAATGGCCTGATCGCCAATTATGGTGGTTGGTTCCTATTCCTCGTGGTCGTTTCCATACTCTTGTTCTATTCGTTCAGAGGACGGGTTGAACTCGCTGAACCCGCTTCCGGAAGGCGGGTGAAACGATGGACTGGATTGGAACGAACACTGCATTGGTATACAGCGGTGCTGTTCATCTGCCTGGCCATTTCGGGACTCAGCCTGCTGTTCGGACGGGTTTTGCTGATTCCTCTATTCGGGCCGCAGAACTACGCCCTATGGGCAAGTTTCTCCATCAACATCCACAATACTCTCGGGCCGTTTTTCGCAATCGGTCCCTTGCTGATGTTTATCTTGTGGATTCGCCATAACCTGCCAGGCAAGGGTGACTTCAGCTGGCTGATGCAAGGTGGAGGGATTATCGGCAACAGGCATCCAAGTGCAGACAAGGCCAATGCGGGAGAAAAAATCTGGTTCTGGATCGTGATGCTGATCGGGCTGGTCCTGGTCTGTGTGTCCGGGTTCACACTGATCGGCTGGGTGCAGGAGTACTTTGGCGTGGCGAATACCCGGGAACTCGCACAGCTCATGCATGTCGTACATACCATAAGCGCCCTTCTGTGGATCGCTATTTTCGTCGGTCACGCTTACATCGGCACAATTGGAAGCGAAGGCTCAATCGATGCAATGTCCAAAGGTCATGTCAGTGTCGAATGGGCGAAGCAGCATCATGATATCTGGTACGAAAAGGTAAAGGACACTGCCGAAATGCCAGGCGATCCCGAAACCGGAACGGCTGGTACAGGAGAATCGACTGCCTCACCAAGCGGTTGA
- a CDS encoding formate dehydrogenase subunit alpha has product MKLVRSSDSGSVSGIAAIGEAIDRRTFLKRSGVALGAGAAASVFAPQLMRKAQAAAEGFSPMEGVNTEIRRSVCTHCSVGCGVVAEVQNGVWTGQEPDFESPFNLGSHCSKGSTVREHGMGEKRLRYPMKLAGGKWKRLSWDDAINEIGDQLLEIREQSGPDSVYWLGSAKHNNEQAYLFRKIAAMWGTNNVDHQARICHSTTVAGVANTWGYGAMTNSYNDMHKSKAMFFIGSNAAEAHPVAMQHILRAKEMGSKMIVCDPRFTRTAAHADHFVRFRPGSDVALIWGVLWHIFENGWEDKEYIRQRVYGMDEIRQEVARWTPEEVERVTGTPPEVVKRAAEIMNENRPGTIVWCMGGTQHTIGNNNTRAYCVLQLALGNIGKSGGGANIFRGHDNVQGATDLGVLSHTLPGYYGLSNGAWKHWSRVWDLDHEWVKGQFDASEVEGDGGKPVHPMNYKGIPVSRWIDGILEDKDNIGQRDNVRAMIYMGHAVNSQTRGPEMKKAMEMLDLMVIVDPHPTHAAVMNDRTDGIYLLPAATQFETYGSVTASNRSIQWRDKIIDPVWESLPDHTILYKLSKKLGFHREFTKNIKVNNDEPLIEDVTREINRGMWTIGYTGQSPERLKLHMANKGTFNTTTLKAEGGPANGDYYGMPWPCWGNPEMGHPGTPVLYNTELPVAEGGLCFRARFGTERDGVNLLAEDSYPVGSEIQDGHPEFTDKLLKQLGWWNDLTDDEKLAAEGKNWKTDLSGGIQRVAIAHGCAPFGNAKARSIVWTFPDAVPIHREPLYTPDRELAEKYPTYADRKRFYRLPTRYASIQAEDVSGEYPLILTSGRLVEYEGGGEEQRSNPWLAELQQDMFVEVNPKDANDSGIRDGQMVWIMTPEGAKILVKTMVTRRVAPGVLFTPFHFGGWFQGKDLVDKYPAGTAPYVRGEACNTAFTYGYDSVTQMQESKVTLCKLST; this is encoded by the coding sequence ATGAAACTTGTTAGAAGCAGCGATAGTGGATCAGTATCCGGAATTGCCGCGATTGGTGAAGCTATCGATCGCCGAACGTTTCTGAAACGTTCCGGCGTCGCCCTAGGTGCGGGAGCTGCGGCCTCTGTGTTTGCGCCACAGTTGATGAGAAAAGCCCAGGCGGCCGCCGAAGGCTTCTCACCAATGGAAGGAGTGAACACGGAAATTCGCCGCAGTGTCTGTACGCACTGCTCCGTCGGATGCGGGGTTGTAGCCGAAGTTCAGAATGGAGTCTGGACCGGCCAGGAGCCAGATTTTGAGTCTCCGTTCAATCTCGGTTCGCACTGCTCGAAGGGCTCAACTGTCCGAGAGCATGGCATGGGCGAAAAGCGTCTTCGTTATCCTATGAAACTGGCCGGTGGCAAGTGGAAACGACTCAGCTGGGATGATGCGATCAATGAGATCGGCGACCAGCTGCTGGAAATCCGCGAGCAATCCGGACCGGATTCAGTCTATTGGCTGGGTTCAGCCAAGCATAATAACGAGCAGGCGTATCTTTTCCGCAAGATTGCAGCGATGTGGGGAACCAACAACGTTGACCATCAGGCGCGAATCTGTCATTCAACCACAGTCGCAGGTGTGGCAAACACCTGGGGCTACGGCGCGATGACGAACTCTTACAACGATATGCACAAGTCCAAGGCCATGTTCTTCATCGGCAGCAATGCCGCCGAAGCGCATCCGGTAGCGATGCAGCATATCCTGAGAGCCAAGGAAATGGGGTCCAAGATGATCGTTTGCGATCCTCGCTTCACCCGTACTGCCGCACACGCAGATCACTTCGTCCGGTTCCGACCCGGTTCCGACGTGGCACTGATCTGGGGCGTGCTGTGGCACATCTTCGAGAACGGCTGGGAGGATAAGGAATATATCCGTCAGCGCGTGTACGGAATGGACGAGATTCGCCAAGAGGTCGCGAGATGGACACCTGAGGAGGTTGAGCGAGTGACCGGCACACCACCGGAAGTCGTCAAGCGGGCAGCTGAGATCATGAATGAGAACCGACCGGGCACCATCGTATGGTGCATGGGCGGTACCCAGCACACGATCGGTAACAACAATACGCGTGCCTATTGCGTATTGCAGCTTGCGCTTGGCAATATCGGCAAATCCGGAGGCGGTGCCAACATCTTCCGTGGACATGACAATGTCCAGGGCGCCACCGACCTTGGCGTTCTTTCTCATACACTGCCAGGCTACTATGGGCTGTCCAACGGCGCATGGAAACACTGGTCACGTGTCTGGGATCTAGACCACGAATGGGTCAAGGGCCAGTTCGATGCCTCGGAAGTCGAAGGCGACGGAGGCAAGCCGGTCCATCCCATGAACTACAAAGGCATCCCCGTATCACGCTGGATCGACGGAATCCTTGAGGACAAGGACAACATCGGTCAGAGAGACAACGTTCGCGCAATGATCTACATGGGTCATGCGGTGAACAGTCAGACACGTGGTCCGGAGATGAAAAAGGCAATGGAAATGCTGGACCTTATGGTGATTGTGGATCCACATCCGACCCATGCAGCTGTGATGAACGATCGCACGGACGGCATTTACCTGCTGCCGGCGGCGACACAGTTTGAGACCTACGGCTCAGTAACCGCATCGAACCGCTCGATTCAGTGGCGCGATAAGATTATTGATCCGGTGTGGGAGTCACTGCCTGACCATACCATTCTCTACAAGCTGTCGAAGAAACTCGGGTTTCATCGGGAGTTTACCAAGAATATCAAGGTCAACAACGACGAACCGCTGATCGAAGACGTGACCCGGGAAATCAACCGGGGCATGTGGACGATCGGTTACACCGGTCAGAGCCCGGAACGTCTCAAGCTTCACATGGCAAACAAAGGCACGTTCAACACCACCACGCTGAAAGCCGAAGGCGGACCGGCGAACGGTGATTACTACGGCATGCCTTGGCCGTGCTGGGGTAACCCCGAAATGGGTCACCCTGGAACGCCGGTGCTTTACAACACCGAATTGCCAGTAGCTGAAGGTGGTCTTTGCTTCCGCGCCAGATTCGGAACTGAACGCGATGGAGTCAATCTCCTCGCCGAGGATTCGTATCCGGTCGGTTCGGAAATCCAGGACGGTCATCCTGAATTCACCGACAAGCTGCTCAAGCAACTCGGCTGGTGGAATGACCTGACTGACGATGAGAAACTTGCTGCAGAAGGCAAAAACTGGAAAACCGACCTGTCAGGCGGAATCCAAAGGGTCGCCATAGCCCATGGCTGCGCACCCTTCGGCAACGCCAAGGCACGCTCGATTGTCTGGACTTTCCCGGATGCGGTTCCGATCCATCGTGAGCCTCTGTATACTCCCGACAGGGAACTGGCAGAGAAATATCCGACCTATGCGGACAGGAAACGCTTCTATCGACTGCCCACGCGTTATGCTTCAATCCAGGCCGAAGACGTGTCCGGCGAGTATCCACTGATTCTAACCAGTGGAAGACTCGTTGAATACGAAGGCGGCGGAGAAGAGCAACGTTCCAATCCATGGCTTGCTGAACTGCAGCAGGACATGTTTGTCGAGGTCAATCCCAAGGATGCCAACGACAGTGGAATTCGCGATGGCCAGATGGTCTGGATCATGACACCGGAAGGTGCCAAGATACTTGTGAAGACCATGGTAACTAGGCGCGTGGCTCCCGGAGTCTTGTTTACACCCTTCCACTTCGGTGGTTGGTTCCAGGGCAAGGACCTGGTGGACAAGTATCCGGCAGGAACCGCTCCTTACGTCCGGGGTGAAGCTTGCAATACAGCATTCACCTATGGTTATGACTCAGTAACACAAATGCAGGAGTCGAAAGTCACTCTCTGCAAACTCAGCACCTAG
- a CDS encoding lipoprotein-releasing ABC transporter permease subunit gives MIRPLALFIGLRYIRAKRRTRFISFITGTSILGIIIGVWALISVLSVMNGFERELKSRLLAVAAHIEVSAPGGWLEDWRTAMSDVGKSVQLEGQAPFILTHAMVKQGNLVSPVIVRGINPELESAVSSIGQHMVNGDLDDLESGKFSIVIGEDLARRIGNVKVGDKIVIISSRARSTLVGVVPRLKRFTVAGIFNLNFYEYDNGLVLTHIDDLAKLQHVGDAVSGLRLKVGDVFESPLITRKLRSSLPPGYTVSDWTDQYSNLFEALKIERRVMFIILFLIVAVAAFNIISTLVMLVSDKSTDIAVLRTIGVSPRSVMGIFIVHGVVIGIVGTMFGAFVGVLTGLNMETLIPWAEQLFGTQFFPDDIYIITKFPAQLIWSDVIKISIASLVMCFVATIYPAWRASKVHPAEALRYD, from the coding sequence ATGATACGCCCACTTGCGCTGTTTATCGGTCTGCGCTACATTCGGGCCAAACGTAGAACCCGATTCATTTCCTTTATTACCGGGACATCCATTCTGGGCATCATTATCGGCGTCTGGGCGTTGATTTCTGTATTGTCCGTCATGAATGGATTCGAAAGGGAGCTGAAATCCAGGTTACTGGCTGTCGCCGCGCACATCGAGGTCAGTGCCCCCGGGGGGTGGTTGGAAGATTGGCGTACAGCGATGTCTGACGTCGGGAAATCTGTACAACTCGAAGGGCAGGCGCCGTTTATCCTGACTCACGCCATGGTCAAACAGGGGAATCTGGTCAGTCCGGTCATTGTCAGGGGAATCAACCCCGAGTTGGAGTCCGCAGTATCCTCAATCGGGCAGCATATGGTCAATGGCGACCTGGATGATCTTGAGTCCGGGAAATTCTCGATTGTGATCGGTGAGGATTTGGCGCGCAGAATAGGAAATGTCAAAGTCGGCGACAAGATCGTGATTATCAGCTCCAGGGCACGGTCGACGTTGGTCGGAGTGGTACCAAGGCTCAAGCGCTTTACAGTGGCTGGTATCTTCAACCTGAATTTCTACGAATATGACAATGGTCTTGTCTTGACACACATTGACGATCTGGCGAAATTGCAGCATGTGGGTGATGCGGTTTCGGGTCTGCGATTGAAAGTTGGTGACGTATTCGAGTCACCCTTGATTACCCGCAAACTCAGATCAAGTCTGCCTCCGGGATACACGGTATCCGATTGGACAGATCAGTACTCCAATCTGTTTGAGGCTTTGAAGATCGAACGTCGGGTCATGTTCATCATACTTTTTCTAATCGTAGCGGTGGCCGCCTTCAATATCATTTCCACGCTGGTGATGCTCGTCTCGGACAAGAGTACTGACATTGCAGTTCTGCGCACCATAGGGGTCAGCCCGCGCAGTGTCATGGGAATCTTCATTGTCCATGGTGTTGTAATCGGCATAGTCGGTACGATGTTTGGCGCATTTGTCGGTGTACTGACAGGGTTGAACATGGAGACGCTGATTCCCTGGGCAGAGCAGTTGTTTGGAACACAGTTCTTCCCGGACGATATCTACATCATTACCAAGTTTCCAGCGCAATTGATATGGAGTGATGTCATCAAGATTTCGATCGCTTCGTTGGTGATGTGCTTTGTCGCGACGATCTATCCTGCTTGGAGAGCATCCAAGGTACATCCCGCTGAGGCGCTTCGATATGACTGA
- a CDS encoding molecular chaperone TorD family protein: MNIRQEKPSEDFRFRANYYYLLSKLLAEPPAKATLKSVALFGVSTTEASNRFLLTLNALADAARDTTDIQTLDDEYHDLFIGVGRGELVPYGSWYVTGMLMDKPLSLIRQDLKALGIERIKNNREPEDHVAALFDIMGILIECDDEYQFKAQQTMFKKHLRPWIRRFFKDLAVARKANFYKKVGEFGIEFIDFETEYLEMSV; encoded by the coding sequence ATGAATATTAGGCAAGAAAAGCCTAGCGAGGACTTCCGCTTTCGGGCGAACTACTACTATTTGCTCTCAAAATTGTTGGCTGAGCCCCCAGCGAAAGCCACGCTCAAGTCGGTCGCCCTGTTCGGCGTCTCCACCACCGAAGCCAGCAACAGATTTCTCCTCACCCTCAACGCACTCGCGGATGCCGCGCGCGACACAACCGATATCCAGACACTCGATGATGAGTATCACGATCTGTTCATCGGTGTGGGAAGGGGTGAGCTTGTTCCCTACGGGTCATGGTATGTGACCGGAATGCTGATGGACAAGCCCCTGAGCCTGATCCGTCAGGATCTCAAGGCGCTCGGCATTGAGCGGATCAAGAATAATCGGGAACCCGAGGACCATGTCGCAGCCCTGTTTGACATCATGGGCATCCTGATTGAGTGCGACGACGAATATCAGTTCAAAGCCCAGCAAACCATGTTCAAGAAACATCTCAGACCATGGATCAGAAGATTCTTCAAGGATCTCGCTGTAGCAAGAAAAGCGAATTTCTACAAAAAAGTCGGCGAATTCGGCATCGAATTTATCGACTTTGAAACCGAATACCTCGAGATGTCAGTTTGA
- a CDS encoding MFS transporter gives MISENSDVTQGDQNWALGLSTVAFTVCFAVWTIFSIIGVQIKDDLGLSDTQFGLLVGTPILTGSLSRIFLGIWADQYGGRMVFFFVMLAAAFATCLLSLADSYGMMLVAALGVGLAGGSFAVGIAYVSRWYPSERQGSALGIFGVGNVGAAVTKFSAPFVMVAFGWKSVALIWAAALVVIAFIFLFTTKDDPVVVARRKSGQKPRSTLLELEPLKNIQVWRFSLYYFFVFGAFVALALWLPRYLVGVYGLDIKTAGVLAAFYSIPASIFRAYGGRLSDRYGARRVMYWTFGVCVLFTFLLSYPDTQYVIQGIDGPISFSMSMGLAPFVILVFVLGFFMSLGKAAVFKHIPVYYPNHVGAVGGLVGMIGGLGGFVLPLAFGVMNDMTGIWTSNFMLLFLLVSAALMWMHVSILRMEREALPEKMKELPQLPEMEEIHETRHVEAMSPTLDEWNPEDEDFWKTTGRRIAQRNLWISIPCLLLAFAVWLVWSVVVAKLPSIGFNYTTDQLFWLAALPGVSGATLRIFYSFMVPIFGGRLWTTVSTASLLIPAIGIGYAVQDPNTPYAIFLVLALLCGLGGGNFASSMSNISFFFPRAQKGQALAMNAGLGNAGVSVMQFAVPLIITAGVFGALGGAPQGVADGTQLWLQNAGFIWVPFLLVSSAAAWFGMNDISSAKASFKEQSIIFKRTHNWIMCWLYTGTFGSFIGFSAGFPLLAKTQFPSVDSLQYVFLGPLIGALSRAATGWIADRYGGGRVTFWTFLFMIAAVGGVIYFIGIKDHPGAFWGFFSMFMLLFLATGVGNASTFQMIPIIMAGQVRKLMPSLSAQDSQRQSEKESAAIIGFTSAIAAYGAFFIPKSYGTSISLTGGPTAALWGFLLFYVTCALLTWYVYTRRGGLLHDIERK, from the coding sequence GTGATCAGCGAAAATTCCGATGTAACTCAAGGCGACCAAAACTGGGCGCTGGGACTCAGTACAGTTGCGTTCACCGTTTGTTTTGCGGTCTGGACGATATTCTCAATTATCGGCGTACAGATCAAGGATGATCTGGGGCTTTCAGATACGCAGTTCGGGCTTTTGGTGGGCACGCCCATTCTCACCGGTTCACTCAGCCGCATTTTTCTCGGCATCTGGGCGGATCAGTACGGTGGCCGCATGGTTTTCTTTTTCGTCATGCTGGCAGCGGCATTCGCCACCTGCCTTCTCAGTCTGGCCGATTCGTATGGAATGATGCTTGTCGCGGCGCTGGGAGTCGGTCTGGCCGGCGGATCGTTTGCGGTCGGAATCGCCTACGTTTCCAGATGGTATCCGTCCGAAAGACAGGGCTCAGCGCTTGGAATTTTCGGGGTGGGCAACGTGGGTGCCGCGGTGACCAAGTTCAGCGCACCGTTTGTGATGGTCGCTTTCGGCTGGAAGTCCGTCGCCCTGATCTGGGCGGCTGCATTGGTGGTCATTGCATTCATCTTCCTGTTCACGACCAAGGACGATCCGGTTGTGGTTGCCAGACGCAAATCCGGACAAAAGCCGCGTTCGACACTGCTTGAGCTCGAGCCTTTGAAAAACATCCAGGTCTGGCGATTTTCGTTGTATTACTTTTTTGTGTTTGGCGCTTTCGTTGCGCTGGCTTTGTGGCTGCCGCGCTATCTGGTCGGGGTGTACGGTCTGGATATCAAGACTGCCGGTGTGCTGGCTGCTTTTTATTCCATACCTGCCAGCATATTCAGAGCCTATGGCGGTAGGTTGTCAGACCGCTATGGTGCGCGTCGAGTCATGTACTGGACATTCGGTGTCTGTGTTCTGTTTACCTTTCTATTGTCTTATCCGGATACTCAGTATGTTATTCAGGGCATTGATGGGCCGATTTCATTTTCGATGTCCATGGGTCTTGCGCCATTTGTCATTCTCGTCTTCGTACTGGGTTTTTTCATGTCATTGGGCAAGGCGGCAGTCTTCAAGCACATACCTGTGTACTATCCGAACCACGTGGGTGCGGTGGGTGGACTTGTCGGCATGATCGGGGGATTGGGGGGATTTGTCCTGCCGCTGGCGTTCGGTGTGATGAATGACATGACAGGTATCTGGACATCCAATTTCATGTTGCTGTTCCTATTGGTCTCTGCGGCGTTGATGTGGATGCATGTCTCGATCTTGCGCATGGAGCGAGAGGCCTTGCCCGAGAAAATGAAAGAACTCCCGCAATTGCCTGAGATGGAAGAGATTCACGAAACCCGGCACGTTGAGGCAATGTCACCGACATTGGACGAATGGAATCCCGAAGATGAGGATTTTTGGAAAACAACCGGTCGTCGGATTGCCCAGCGCAATCTTTGGATCTCCATACCCTGTCTGCTGTTGGCGTTTGCCGTCTGGCTGGTCTGGAGTGTGGTGGTTGCCAAGCTGCCGTCCATCGGGTTCAACTACACCACGGATCAGTTGTTTTGGCTGGCCGCTCTGCCGGGCGTATCCGGCGCCACGCTGAGGATCTTTTATTCGTTCATGGTGCCGATATTTGGAGGTCGGCTGTGGACCACGGTTTCCACTGCGTCCTTATTGATTCCGGCCATTGGCATCGGTTATGCGGTACAGGACCCCAATACACCCTACGCTATCTTTCTCGTGCTGGCGCTTCTTTGTGGCCTGGGTGGTGGAAATTTCGCCTCCTCGATGTCCAATATCAGCTTCTTCTTTCCGCGGGCCCAGAAAGGACAGGCCCTGGCCATGAATGCGGGTCTGGGAAACGCCGGTGTCAGCGTCATGCAGTTTGCTGTGCCCCTGATCATCACAGCAGGTGTTTTCGGAGCGTTGGGTGGTGCACCGCAGGGGGTTGCAGATGGGACTCAGTTGTGGTTGCAAAACGCCGGCTTCATCTGGGTGCCGTTTTTGCTGGTATCCTCCGCTGCGGCCTGGTTTGGCATGAACGACATCTCGTCGGCCAAGGCATCATTCAAAGAGCAGTCGATCATCTTCAAGCGCACGCACAACTGGATCATGTGCTGGCTCTACACCGGCACATTCGGATCCTTTATCGGATTTTCCGCTGGATTTCCGTTGCTTGCGAAAACCCAGTTCCCTTCGGTCGATTCGCTTCAGTATGTATTTCTCGGTCCGCTCATCGGTGCCCTGTCCCGTGCCGCCACAGGATGGATTGCTGACCGCTATGGCGGCGGACGGGTGACGTTCTGGACATTCCTGTTCATGATTGCTGCGGTGGGCGGTGTGATTTACTTCATTGGAATCAAGGACCATCCGGGCGCATTCTGGGGCTTTTTCTCCATGTTCATGCTATTGTTTCTCGCAACCGGTGTGGGCAACGCCTCGACATTCCAGATGATCCCGATCATCATGGCGGGCCAGGTCCGGAAACTGATGCCATCATTGTCAGCGCAGGACAGTCAGAGGCAGTCGGAAAAAGAGTCCGCCGCAATCATTGGATTCACCTCGGCAATTGCCGCGTACGGGGCTTTCTTCATTCCGAAATCCTATGGCACGTCGATATCCCTGACCGGCGGACCCACCGCGGCGTTGTGGGGATTTTTGTTATTCTATGTTACCTGTGCACTGTTGACATGGTATGTCTATACCCGAAGAGGAGGGCTTTTGCATGACATTGAACGCAAATGA
- the lolD gene encoding lipoprotein-releasing ABC transporter ATP-binding protein LolD — MTDTVLSADGVTKVYQQGTLDVSVLDGVDLQIDKGEQIAIVGSSGTGKSTLLHLLAGLDVPTAGTVSLNGRNLSQLSESERGRLRNETLGFVYQFHHLLPEFTALENVMIPLMVRKLSTEQIRREAIELLERVNLSNRLNHKPGELSGGERQRVAIARALIIRPLCLLADEPTGNIDRHNAKVVQNMMVELDRDLNVALVVATHDLQLANAMTRIFRLENGVLREES, encoded by the coding sequence ATGACTGATACAGTGTTGTCGGCCGATGGTGTCACTAAAGTCTACCAGCAGGGAACGCTCGATGTCAGTGTGCTTGATGGAGTCGATCTTCAGATTGACAAAGGTGAGCAGATTGCGATAGTTGGTTCATCGGGAACCGGGAAAAGCACCTTGCTGCATCTGTTGGCCGGCCTGGATGTTCCAACCGCTGGGACTGTCTCACTCAATGGTCGGAATCTATCGCAGTTGAGCGAGTCCGAACGGGGCAGGCTGCGCAATGAGACACTGGGCTTTGTCTACCAGTTTCATCACCTGTTGCCGGAATTCACGGCACTGGAAAACGTGATGATTCCCTTGATGGTAAGAAAGCTTTCGACCGAACAGATAAGGCGCGAGGCGATAGAGTTGCTCGAACGGGTGAATCTCTCGAACCGTCTCAACCATAAGCCAGGAGAGTTGTCCGGTGGGGAGCGTCAGCGGGTGGCAATTGCCAGAGCACTGATTATAAGGCCCCTATGCCTGCTTGCTGATGAGCCGACCGGGAACATTGACCGTCACAATGCCAAAGTCGTCCAGAACATGATGGTAGAACTGGACCGTGATTTGAACGTTGCGTTGGTCGTTGCGACGCATGACTTGCAACTTGCCAATGCGATGACCCGGATTTTCAGACTTGAAAATGGAGTTTTGAGAGAAGAATCCTGA
- a CDS encoding ankyrin repeat domain-containing protein — MSLRAFNLWLWPALLLGFVSASTQADQVAFIKALKTEDMKTAYSLLGYVDDVNRPLDDGRTALMLASKFGMKEMVGDLIRAGADVNARNHNGGTALMYSAIRGDEATVDILLQRGASVNLTAKFGWSALMVASAKGHAVIVRKLVNSGADVNSRDVYHWTPLMRASFAGYAEAVSELLAHPLTDVNAGDENEASALHHAATNGHKDVVRVLLDHCARMSVKDKFGWSPLDRAIANEDELIVEILRDYESHQTKCQ, encoded by the coding sequence ATGAGTCTTAGGGCATTCAATTTATGGCTTTGGCCGGCATTATTGCTGGGTTTTGTCAGTGCCTCAACTCAAGCGGATCAGGTGGCATTCATCAAAGCACTGAAGACTGAGGATATGAAAACTGCATATAGCCTGCTGGGCTATGTCGATGACGTCAATCGACCACTTGATGACGGACGTACTGCCCTGATGCTCGCATCAAAATTTGGCATGAAGGAAATGGTCGGCGATCTGATTCGGGCCGGTGCAGATGTCAATGCCCGCAATCACAATGGCGGGACGGCTCTGATGTACTCCGCCATTCGCGGTGATGAGGCGACTGTTGATATTCTCCTTCAACGAGGGGCAAGCGTCAATCTCACGGCGAAATTCGGTTGGTCCGCCCTGATGGTCGCGTCGGCCAAAGGCCATGCTGTGATTGTCAGGAAACTGGTCAACTCGGGGGCGGATGTCAATAGTCGGGACGTCTATCATTGGACCCCGTTGATGCGGGCTTCATTCGCCGGCTACGCAGAAGCTGTGAGTGAACTGCTCGCGCATCCCCTTACAGATGTCAATGCAGGCGATGAGAATGAAGCCTCTGCACTGCATCATGCTGCAACCAACGGTCACAAGGATGTCGTCAGAGTCTTGCTGGATCACTGTGCACGGATGTCAGTCAAAGACAAATTCGGATGGAGTCCACTCGATCGGGCCATTGCGAATGAGGACGAACTGATCGTGGAAATACTTCGCGACTACGAATCCCATCAAACGAAATGCCAATGA
- a CDS encoding twin-arginine translocation signal domain-containing protein produces the protein MKNSKLVDRDSRRNALKGMAVLGGAAAISASTSVSAADIQPEKEKSDAPKTLGYHQTEHIREYYRLARF, from the coding sequence ATGAAAAATAGCAAACTCGTTGACCGGGACTCCCGACGCAACGCCCTCAAGGGCATGGCGGTGCTTGGCGGTGCCGCTGCGATATCAGCCTCGACCTCTGTGTCGGCGGCAGATATCCAGCCTGAAAAGGAAAAAAGCGATGCGCCGAAGACTCTCGGTTATCACCAAACCGAGCATATTCGGGAATACTATCGGCTCGCTCGATTCTAA
- the fdh3B gene encoding formate dehydrogenase FDH3 subunit beta, producing MARMKFLCDAERCIECNACVTACKNENEVPWGVNRRRVVVLGDGEPGEKSISVACMHCTDAPCAAVCPVDCFYTTDDGIVLHDKDLCIGCGYCFYACPFGAPQYPQQQAFGVRGKMDKCTFCAGGPLADNSDAEYKMYGRNRIAEGKLPLCAEMCATKALIAGDGDIIADIYRERILQRGTRPQTWGWETAYPAG from the coding sequence ATGGCAAGAATGAAATTTCTTTGTGATGCCGAGCGGTGCATTGAGTGTAACGCTTGTGTTACTGCCTGCAAAAACGAAAATGAGGTCCCCTGGGGCGTAAATCGCCGCCGCGTCGTAGTGCTCGGCGATGGCGAGCCCGGTGAGAAATCAATTTCGGTTGCTTGTATGCACTGCACCGATGCTCCTTGTGCGGCGGTATGCCCAGTCGATTGTTTTTACACAACCGACGACGGGATCGTACTGCATGACAAGGATCTATGCATCGGCTGCGGCTATTGCTTCTATGCGTGTCCTTTCGGCGCGCCGCAGTATCCGCAGCAGCAGGCGTTTGGAGTACGCGGGAAAATGGACAAATGCACATTCTGTGCAGGTGGTCCTCTGGCAGACAATTCGGATGCGGAATACAAGATGTATGGACGCAATCGGATTGCTGAAGGCAAACTTCCGCTATGCGCCGAAATGTGTGCCACCAAGGCACTCATTGCCGGTGATGGCGATATCATTGCCGACATCTACCGCGAGCGTATTCTGCAACGTGGAACACGTCCTCAAACCTGGGGATGGGAAACAGCTTATCCAGCTGGATAA